In Primulina huaijiensis isolate GDHJ02 chromosome 4, ASM1229523v2, whole genome shotgun sequence, a genomic segment contains:
- the LOC140975914 gene encoding uncharacterized protein: MDSLQQIGLPVVGIVAAAVLTFYVVSFAEMREKSFKDLEDREAGDENGGFKSSLSSRERRARRKAEKQAKS, translated from the exons aTGGATAGCTTACAGCAGATAGGGCTTCCTGTGGTGGGCATTGTGGCCGCTGCTGTGCTTACTTTCTATGTCGTTAGTTTTGCCGAGATGAGGGAG aaATCATTCAAAGATTTAGAAGATAGGGAAGCTGGTGATGAAAATGGGGGATTCAAATCATCTTTGAGCTCCAGAGAGAGGAGGGCAAGAAGGAAGGCTGAGAAGCAAGCTAAATCTTGA
- the LOC140975913 gene encoding uncharacterized protein, translating into MAIGETMSNYSDWRQLYQNNFTTTQVQTPPTNTSTAAGTYSSATSTSRNNNLIPDQGRISKPIRRRSRASRQTPTTLLNTDITNFRAMVQHFTGGPATRPQLPGGGGFTQQNPAGGAASAGGFYVQYPNQLQQQHMFLTSVNSRQDGSGGGLAQTNQAAAAAAAGSSSMNEDGDDDSYMI; encoded by the coding sequence ATGGCTATTGGTGAAACCATGTCCAACTACAGCGATTGGAGGCAACTCTACCAGAATAACTTCACAACCACCCAAGTCCAAACCCCGCCAACCAACACCTCCACGGCGGCGGGCACCTACTCTTCCGCCACATCCACTTCAAGAAACAACAACCTGATCCCCGACCAGGGCCGTATCTCGAAGCCCATACGGCGGAGATCCAGGGCCTCACGGCAGACTCCCACCACCCTACTCAACACAGACATCACCAACTTCAGAGCCATGGTCCAGCACTTCACCGGCGGACCCGCCACCAGGCCTCAGCTCCCCGGAGGCGGCGGCTTCACTCAACAGAATCCAGCCGGCGGCGCCGCCTCGGCAGGCGGGTTCTACGTACAGTACCCGAAccaattacagcagcagcacATGTTCCTGACTTCAGTGAATAGCCGGCAAGATGGGAGTGGAGGCGGCCTCGCTCAGACGAACcaggcggcggcggcggcggcggcgggtTCTTCTTCCATGAACGAAGACGGAGATGACGACAGCTACATGATTTGA